A single window of Magnetococcus marinus MC-1 DNA harbors:
- a CDS encoding leucyl aminopeptidase — MTEHAFQVVSETSTPDSWQADALIIGVFGGDKPKMQEGLTDLDKKVVKVIKQAIKAGWCKGKLGETLPLPMPDGSGLSVARLLLLGLGKPEELDAETLRQAGGHLVKACDSHSIESAITLMSDLAMAQVESARALYTLLEGVWLGRYRFEQYRSADDEPVTRLQKLCCATSKKMADETQTVLDKVAAAAAGVWFCRDLCNQPGNVLTPKTLADEAVKLGEGDAIKTTVMDVTRLRRKGMNGILAVGQGSDTPPRMIVMEYRKGGDKPLLAVVGKAITFDSGGISLKPGANMDHMKYDMSGGGAVFGLMKALAQLNWPVNVVGVVPTAENMPDGKAQRPGDVITMSNGKTVEVLNTDAEGRLILADALHYACGLKPAAVVDLATLTGACVVALGHHASGLLGNDDALQTELEAAGISSGERVWRLPLFKEYQEQIKSKVADIQNIGEKGAGTITAACFLSRFVEEGIPWAHLDIAGTAWGVPGKSYIGEGSTGSSVRLLLQWVERRMAASEA, encoded by the coding sequence ATGACTGAGCACGCTTTCCAGGTCGTTAGTGAGACATCCACCCCAGATTCATGGCAGGCCGATGCCCTAATTATCGGGGTTTTCGGGGGTGACAAGCCCAAAATGCAGGAGGGTTTGACGGATTTGGATAAAAAAGTGGTAAAGGTCATCAAACAGGCCATCAAGGCTGGATGGTGTAAAGGAAAGTTGGGTGAAACATTGCCCCTGCCCATGCCGGATGGCAGCGGATTGTCGGTGGCACGGCTGTTGTTACTGGGGTTGGGTAAGCCAGAAGAGTTGGATGCCGAGACATTACGTCAAGCTGGGGGCCATTTGGTTAAGGCTTGTGATAGCCATAGTATAGAGAGTGCCATCACGCTGATGAGCGATCTGGCAATGGCGCAAGTCGAGTCGGCTCGCGCACTTTACACCCTTTTAGAAGGGGTGTGGCTGGGGCGGTATCGGTTTGAGCAGTACCGTTCGGCTGATGATGAACCTGTAACCCGTCTTCAGAAACTTTGCTGTGCGACCAGCAAAAAAATGGCGGATGAAACCCAAACGGTGCTGGATAAGGTTGCCGCCGCCGCCGCCGGGGTGTGGTTTTGTCGGGATCTGTGTAACCAACCCGGCAACGTGCTTACCCCCAAGACCCTCGCCGATGAGGCGGTTAAATTGGGTGAGGGCGATGCCATCAAGACCACGGTGATGGATGTCACCCGACTGCGCCGCAAGGGCATGAACGGAATTTTGGCGGTGGGGCAGGGCAGTGACACACCACCCCGTATGATTGTTATGGAGTACCGTAAGGGGGGGGACAAACCGCTGCTGGCGGTGGTGGGTAAAGCGATCACCTTTGATTCGGGTGGTATCTCCCTCAAGCCCGGTGCCAACATGGATCATATGAAATACGATATGAGCGGTGGCGGTGCGGTGTTTGGTTTGATGAAGGCCTTGGCGCAACTCAATTGGCCGGTCAATGTGGTGGGTGTTGTGCCCACGGCGGAAAACATGCCCGATGGCAAGGCGCAGCGCCCAGGGGATGTGATTACCATGTCCAACGGCAAAACGGTGGAGGTGCTTAATACCGATGCGGAGGGACGTTTAATTTTGGCCGATGCGCTACACTATGCCTGTGGCTTAAAGCCTGCGGCAGTGGTGGATTTGGCAACCCTGACCGGGGCCTGTGTGGTGGCGCTGGGGCATCATGCCAGCGGGCTACTGGGTAATGATGACGCCCTGCAAACCGAATTGGAGGCTGCGGGCATAAGCAGTGGTGAGCGCGTCTGGCGTCTGCCGCTGTTTAAAGAGTATCAGGAGCAGATTAAATCCAAGGTGGCTGACATCCAAAATATTGGCGAAAAAGGGGCGGGCACCATTACGGCGGCCTGTTTCCTCTCCCGTTTTGTGGAGGAGGGTATCCCTTGGGCCCACTTGGATATTGCGGGTACCGCATGGGGCGTGCCGGGCAAAAGCTACATTGGTGAGGGTTCCACGGGTAGCAGTGTACGCCTGTTGCTTCAGTGGGTAGAGCGCCGCATGGCGGCCAGCGAGGCCTGA
- the lptF gene encoding LPS export ABC transporter permease LptF, with protein MKRLSRYLLTECALTSFTALVVLTTLVLLPQILMLVDLWVNKSVSVSVLGKMVLLIMPKFLVASLPMALLVGILIGLGRLAQDSELIVIKASGISLLRIFYPLSVPIVVVTACSLYLNWFLVPDSHTLFQNIRVALLSQNTFSIKTQTFNNTIPGLTIYVNRQSHGGKLLEGLLIHDERDPDMPVTVIAKSGMLHRGSTGETALLLKEGSRHQMAPGNAYRRLNFSTYDLELGIAFETESSSGDRAIRSYSIADLEQARIAQDPLLASEAEREWHRRFAIPLATLLLGFLAIPLAMQQNQRSGRGFGFIVAISVLILQFILLTLGEAMAKRGLISPAMGAWSPNLALLLFTSYVTYMAYHDRPIRLFQWLGAVLAMLPQRMLQTTNPSGKAR; from the coding sequence ATGAAGCGTCTGTCCCGATATCTTCTCACTGAATGTGCCCTAACCAGCTTTACCGCGCTGGTGGTCTTGACCACCCTGGTACTGCTGCCGCAGATCCTAATGCTGGTGGATCTTTGGGTCAATAAAAGCGTCTCCGTCTCCGTCTTGGGGAAAATGGTGCTCCTTATTATGCCCAAATTTCTGGTCGCCAGCCTACCCATGGCGCTGCTGGTGGGGATTTTGATCGGACTAGGGCGACTGGCTCAAGATAGCGAACTGATCGTCATCAAAGCCAGCGGCATCAGCTTATTGCGCATTTTTTACCCCCTCTCGGTACCCATCGTGGTCGTGACTGCCTGCTCACTTTATCTCAACTGGTTTTTAGTGCCCGATTCGCACACCCTCTTTCAAAATATTCGGGTCGCCCTACTGAGTCAAAATACCTTCAGCATCAAAACCCAAACCTTTAATAACACCATTCCCGGTTTGACCATCTACGTCAACCGCCAAAGCCATGGGGGTAAACTGCTGGAAGGACTGCTCATTCATGATGAACGGGACCCCGACATGCCCGTGACCGTCATTGCTAAATCGGGCATGCTGCACCGGGGTAGCACCGGTGAAACCGCGCTGCTGCTCAAAGAGGGCAGCCGCCACCAAATGGCCCCCGGCAACGCCTACCGGCGGCTTAATTTTTCTACCTATGATCTGGAGTTGGGCATCGCGTTTGAGACAGAAAGCAGCTCTGGCGACCGTGCCATCCGCTCTTACAGCATCGCCGATCTGGAACAGGCCCGCATCGCCCAAGACCCGCTTTTGGCCAGCGAAGCCGAACGGGAGTGGCACCGCCGTTTTGCCATACCTTTAGCCACCCTACTGCTGGGTTTTCTGGCCATTCCACTGGCGATGCAACAAAACCAGCGCTCGGGCCGAGGATTTGGCTTTATTGTCGCCATTTCGGTACTCATTCTACAATTTATTCTGCTTACCTTGGGCGAAGCCATGGCGAAGCGCGGCCTAATCAGCCCCGCTATGGGTGCATGGTCCCCCAATTTGGCACTGCTGCTGTTTACCAGTTACGTCACCTACATGGCCTACCATGATCGACCCATCCGGCTGTTTCAATGGTTGGGCGCGGTGCTGGCCATGCTGCCCCAGCGCATGCTGCAAACGACCAACCCGAGCGGAAAGGCGCGCTGA
- the ispF gene encoding 2-C-methyl-D-erythritol 2,4-cyclodiphosphate synthase, whose product MNIRVGQGFDVHRWIEGRPLMLGGIEVPHNQGLLGHSDADVLLHAICDALLGAMGRGDIGRHFPDNDPHYAGIASIKLVKHVYGYMQEQGWQLINLDATVICQQPKLAPHIPRMETVIAAALGCDVEQVNVKATTTEKLGFTGRNEGVAAQCVVLLQRP is encoded by the coding sequence ATGAACATACGCGTAGGTCAAGGCTTTGATGTACACCGCTGGATTGAGGGCCGCCCACTCATGCTGGGGGGAATAGAGGTACCCCATAATCAAGGTTTGCTGGGCCACTCCGATGCCGATGTTCTGCTACATGCCATCTGTGATGCCCTGTTGGGGGCCATGGGGCGCGGCGATATTGGCCGCCATTTCCCGGATAATGACCCCCACTATGCGGGCATTGCCAGCATCAAACTGGTGAAGCATGTCTACGGCTATATGCAGGAACAGGGCTGGCAGTTGATCAACCTAGATGCCACGGTCATCTGCCAGCAACCTAAATTGGCCCCCCATATCCCGCGCATGGAAACGGTGATCGCGGCGGCCCTAGGGTGTGACGTGGAACAGGTTAATGTTAAGGCCACCACAACGGAAAAGCTGGGCTTTACCGGACGAAATGAGGGGGTTGCGGCGCAGTGCGTGGTATTGTTGCAACGCCCTTGA
- the ispD gene encoding 2-C-methyl-D-erythritol 4-phosphate cytidylyltransferase: MHENSHPSATEELCALVLVAAGRGSRFGDDLPKQYHLIDDQPVILHTMRRFHQHRLISHIIPVIANGDPHWQVWSHQFAALAKLQPPVIGGAERQDSVRNGLLVAQQLGVPWVAIHDAARPLISQALLDRLLQARSRAQGILTALPAHDTVKQVDDKGFVVRTLDRRTIWLAQTPQIFPTALMLDLHQQASAAGFTATDDASLMEWAGLPVLPIEGDPHLLKITRPEDLETVRALIQGKEIV; the protein is encoded by the coding sequence ATGCACGAAAATTCACACCCTTCTGCCACAGAAGAATTATGCGCCTTGGTGCTGGTGGCCGCCGGTCGAGGCAGCCGTTTTGGAGATGATTTACCTAAGCAGTATCATCTTATTGATGACCAGCCGGTCATTTTACATACCATGCGTCGCTTCCATCAGCACCGCCTGATTAGCCATATTATCCCGGTTATCGCCAATGGAGATCCCCATTGGCAGGTGTGGTCACACCAGTTTGCCGCACTAGCCAAGCTGCAACCCCCTGTTATCGGTGGTGCAGAACGACAAGATTCGGTGCGCAATGGTCTGTTGGTGGCGCAGCAGTTGGGCGTGCCATGGGTTGCCATTCACGATGCCGCCCGTCCGTTGATAAGCCAAGCTCTCTTAGACAGACTGCTCCAAGCCCGCAGCCGGGCGCAAGGCATTCTAACCGCCCTGCCCGCTCACGATACGGTCAAGCAGGTGGATGATAAGGGGTTTGTGGTGCGCACCCTGGATCGGCGTACCATCTGGTTGGCGCAGACCCCCCAGATTTTTCCCACCGCCTTAATGTTAGATCTGCACCAACAGGCCAGCGCCGCAGGCTTTACCGCCACGGATGATGCTTCGCTCATGGAGTGGGCCGGTTTACCCGTGCTGCCTATTGAGGGGGACCCACACCTATTAAAAATCACCCGGCCTGAGGATTTAGAAACCGTTCGTGCCCTGATTCAAGGCAAGGAGATCGTATGA
- a CDS encoding DNA polymerase III subunit chi, protein MAKTQQDPLRVRFYQLATDSRERALLKILNKVYGMGLRVCIVVEDRQQAQGLDEHLWRHPPDSFLPHATSVDPFPEAQPILISEQPVDPNGATVVVMLTPVPLENLDQFDTVVDFVPDDPQAKRASRLRYKHYKDAQCQMEYWIQTPKGQWERAAAS, encoded by the coding sequence ATGGCTAAAACTCAGCAAGACCCGCTTCGCGTGCGCTTTTATCAACTTGCCACGGATAGCCGCGAGCGGGCTTTGCTGAAAATTTTAAATAAGGTTTACGGTATGGGCCTGCGGGTCTGTATTGTGGTGGAGGATCGCCAGCAGGCTCAAGGGTTGGACGAACACTTATGGCGCCATCCTCCAGATAGCTTTTTACCCCATGCAACCAGCGTAGATCCCTTTCCCGAAGCGCAGCCTATCCTGATTAGCGAGCAGCCAGTCGATCCCAATGGTGCCACCGTCGTGGTTATGCTGACCCCCGTTCCGTTGGAGAATTTGGATCAATTTGACACCGTTGTGGATTTTGTGCCAGACGATCCACAAGCCAAACGGGCCAGCCGCCTACGCTACAAACACTATAAAGATGCCCAGTGCCAGATGGAGTATTGGATTCAAACCCCAAAAGGGCAGTGGGAACGCGCGGCGGCATCATAG
- a CDS encoding DUF6394 family protein encodes MDWRLIWTTFFLMMALTTTISFIYYGSGYELILAVSMNLVATTLKLGTRHSIGSMMMSASLVADFHLIPALGAFYILHNPTLAHALVVGALVANTISVALLVVEAVLEQLQKDSMS; translated from the coding sequence ATGGATTGGCGTCTTATTTGGACCACTTTTTTTCTGATGATGGCGTTAACCACCACCATCAGCTTTATCTACTATGGTAGTGGTTATGAGCTCATTTTGGCGGTCTCTATGAACTTGGTGGCGACCACCCTTAAGCTGGGTACGCGGCACTCCATTGGTTCTATGATGATGTCGGCTTCGCTGGTTGCGGATTTTCATCTTATTCCCGCCCTTGGGGCCTTCTATATTTTGCACAATCCCACCTTAGCCCACGCCTTGGTGGTGGGTGCGCTGGTGGCCAATACCATCTCTGTGGCCCTGTTGGTGGTGGAAGCGGTGTTGGAACAGTTGCAAAAGGACTCCATGAGCTAA
- a CDS encoding histidine phosphatase family protein, whose translation MLTLLDAADLCNSSLLMRHGPRLIIEDATKAETVMLTPEGEQAARQMGAELFAKHPPAHLYHSTIARCGQTAHCLLQGMGPVAGQVVNHGPHPMLAACYLPDSRYTYQYCQNQGMDTLQFIQQWFAGSLLAELAMPALQAARNQLEFMQEQHQQLGGFQLHVSHDWNMMLFIVFYLGLTPSWAAWPGFLEGVLLTWESPGVRLQFRHHTARLAL comes from the coding sequence ATGCTCACATTATTGGATGCAGCGGATTTGTGTAACAGTTCGTTACTCATGCGGCATGGTCCCCGCTTGATAATCGAAGATGCCACCAAAGCGGAGACGGTGATGCTAACCCCCGAGGGTGAGCAGGCCGCCCGTCAAATGGGGGCTGAGCTGTTTGCCAAACACCCGCCTGCCCACCTCTACCATAGCACCATCGCTCGCTGTGGTCAGACCGCCCACTGCCTGTTGCAGGGGATGGGGCCTGTGGCCGGGCAGGTGGTCAACCATGGGCCGCACCCCATGCTGGCAGCCTGCTATTTACCAGATAGCCGTTATACGTATCAATATTGCCAAAACCAGGGTATGGACACCTTGCAGTTTATCCAGCAGTGGTTTGCAGGGAGTTTGTTGGCCGAGTTGGCGATGCCAGCCCTTCAAGCGGCCCGCAATCAGTTAGAATTTATGCAGGAACAGCATCAACAACTGGGTGGCTTTCAGCTCCATGTTTCCCATGATTGGAATATGATGCTGTTTATTGTTTTCTACCTGGGCTTAACGCCGTCATGGGCGGCGTGGCCCGGTTTTCTGGAAGGGGTGTTGTTAACCTGGGAGAGCCCTGGGGTGCGGTTGCAGTTTCGCCACCACACCGCACGACTTGCCCTATAA
- a CDS encoding cytochrome C assembly family protein, producing MPDLLYWLVVVGYSMAAFLVVRNHLRGIKEACLSSWWWGTTAWFVQCYLVVGALVAGHGLFSTGLGPSLFSISLVLGGFYLIGWRINRNEARAVGLVLLPMLVVVLLISKLLGDDGAGVRDIGDPLLVLHLALSLSAYGLFSIAVVLALLDAWQEHALKKKQFNGLFRVLPSLDKLEQDLFYMVAGGMGLLTLSILSGMAYTYQQLDQWFIFNHKVVFTWITWLVFGVLLVGHRAYGWRGRRAVRMTVWGYLFLVLAYVGVKFVAEYVLNRSVS from the coding sequence ATGCCGGATCTTCTGTACTGGTTGGTGGTTGTAGGTTATAGCATGGCCGCCTTTTTGGTGGTGCGAAATCATCTTCGTGGTATCAAAGAGGCCTGCCTCTCCAGTTGGTGGTGGGGGACCACTGCGTGGTTTGTGCAGTGCTATCTGGTGGTGGGGGCCTTAGTGGCTGGCCACGGGCTTTTTTCGACCGGGTTGGGGCCCTCGCTCTTTTCTATCTCGTTGGTGCTGGGTGGCTTTTACCTGATTGGCTGGCGCATTAACCGCAATGAGGCAAGAGCGGTGGGCTTGGTGTTGTTGCCCATGTTGGTGGTGGTGCTGCTGATTTCCAAACTGTTAGGGGATGATGGTGCAGGGGTTCGGGATATTGGGGATCCCCTATTGGTTTTGCATCTGGCGCTGTCGCTCTCGGCTTACGGACTTTTTTCGATTGCGGTGGTGTTGGCCCTGCTGGATGCTTGGCAAGAGCATGCTCTTAAGAAAAAACAGTTCAATGGACTGTTTCGCGTGTTACCTTCTTTAGACAAACTGGAACAAGATCTCTTCTATATGGTTGCGGGGGGAATGGGGCTGCTGACCCTAAGTATCCTATCGGGCATGGCCTACACCTATCAGCAACTGGATCAATGGTTCATTTTCAACCATAAGGTGGTGTTTACCTGGATCACATGGCTGGTATTTGGGGTGCTGTTGGTGGGGCACCGAGCCTATGGTTGGCGAGGGCGTCGGGCTGTTCGCATGACGGTGTGGGGCTATCTGTTTTTGGTGCTCGCCTACGTTGGGGTTAAGTTTGTGGCAGAGTATGTGCTCAATCGAAGCGTGTCATAG
- the lptG gene encoding LPS export ABC transporter permease LptG, whose translation MPILFRYLLQLFLQGFVKVFSIFIALFFLMDGAEQIRRFGGRDHVIWQDMVELIFLRMPHFFTQFLPPIALLTTLFVVTRLTRLNELTVIRSGGVSLVRILIPFLLGGVMVAGVQMLLLDQIVPRTNAAAERSIFRMNLPEQAALYESMVSLEGVRKDNLWIRDGGQILHAKRAYGDKRLLLEVTIFRFTPEHDLLMRADAHKATWENEGWVLHNGQIYRFNGHTTQSEPFTRMPWAINLEKEQIKRATPQPEELSLQALWKHADRLAREGYDATPYWVTLYRKLADPLTTLAAILLAFPFALRLHRMGGTFRSMLMGFITGFFMFVVVDLFTALGFGERLPPFLAAFAPVMFFICIGGFLLLHLEEDVPI comes from the coding sequence ATGCCAATCCTGTTCCGTTATCTACTGCAACTGTTTTTGCAGGGGTTTGTCAAAGTTTTCAGCATTTTTATCGCGCTTTTTTTCCTTATGGATGGCGCGGAGCAAATTCGCCGCTTTGGAGGGCGCGATCATGTCATTTGGCAGGATATGGTCGAGCTTATTTTCCTGCGCATGCCCCATTTTTTCACCCAATTTCTACCCCCCATTGCCCTACTTACCACCCTGTTTGTGGTTACCCGATTAACCCGTTTAAATGAGCTGACGGTTATCCGCTCTGGCGGGGTCTCTTTGGTGCGTATTTTAATCCCCTTTTTATTGGGGGGGGTCATGGTCGCTGGGGTGCAAATGCTGTTGCTGGATCAAATTGTACCCCGCACCAATGCCGCCGCTGAACGCTCCATCTTTCGCATGAACCTACCCGAGCAGGCGGCTCTTTATGAATCCATGGTCAGTTTAGAAGGGGTGCGTAAGGATAATTTGTGGATCCGTGATGGTGGCCAAATTTTGCACGCCAAACGGGCTTATGGCGATAAACGCTTGCTGCTAGAAGTCACCATTTTCCGCTTTACCCCAGAACATGACCTGCTCATGCGCGCCGATGCCCACAAAGCAACCTGGGAAAATGAGGGCTGGGTGCTGCACAATGGTCAGATCTATCGTTTTAATGGCCACACCACCCAGAGCGAGCCCTTTACACGCATGCCTTGGGCGATCAATCTAGAAAAAGAGCAGATTAAACGCGCGACACCGCAGCCAGAAGAGCTCTCTTTACAAGCGCTCTGGAAACATGCCGACCGATTGGCTAGAGAGGGGTATGACGCCACCCCCTACTGGGTAACCCTCTACCGTAAACTGGCAGACCCCCTCACCACCCTAGCGGCCATCTTGCTGGCGTTCCCCTTTGCCCTGCGGCTGCACCGCATGGGGGGGACCTTTCGCTCCATGTTGATGGGATTTATCACCGGCTTTTTTATGTTTGTGGTGGTGGATCTGTTTACCGCCTTGGGTTTTGGTGAAAGGCTGCCCCCCTTCTTAGCAGCCTTTGCCCCGGTGATGTTTTTTATCTGTATCGGTGGTTTTTTGCTGCTGCATCTGGAAGAGGATGTGCCCATCTAA
- a CDS encoding DUF502 domain-containing protein, whose protein sequence is MKRFRVRLRQNFLAGLLLVLPVGVTLFILHLMVASSDLLLSWLPERLQPDQLLGFHLPGLDLLLTLLMILLVGSAARHWVGRWLVQWSERLFGAIPLVRNLHHAVKQFVGTLLGRRAKSFKQVVLLEYPRPGLFAIGLVTAQGREEILEVMGEPLYHVFVPTTPNPTSGMLLFVPKKEVIELNMSVEEGLKLVISGGLVIPSRNAASTVPTRQGDRSC, encoded by the coding sequence TTGAAGCGATTTCGAGTTCGACTAAGACAAAATTTTCTTGCGGGTCTGCTGCTGGTTCTGCCCGTTGGGGTGACGCTGTTTATTCTACATCTCATGGTTGCCAGTAGCGATCTGCTGCTCAGTTGGTTGCCGGAACGGTTGCAACCCGATCAACTGCTGGGCTTTCACCTGCCTGGGCTGGATCTGTTGCTCACGCTGCTCATGATTTTACTGGTGGGGAGCGCAGCGCGTCACTGGGTGGGACGCTGGTTGGTGCAGTGGAGTGAGCGCTTATTCGGGGCTATCCCCTTGGTGCGCAATCTGCACCACGCCGTCAAACAGTTTGTGGGTACGCTATTGGGACGCCGCGCCAAAAGCTTTAAACAGGTGGTATTGTTGGAGTACCCTCGCCCAGGGCTGTTTGCCATTGGCTTGGTCACGGCCCAGGGACGGGAGGAGATTCTTGAAGTGATGGGGGAGCCGCTCTACCACGTGTTTGTGCCAACCACGCCCAACCCGACCAGCGGCATGCTCCTGTTTGTGCCAAAAAAAGAGGTAATTGAGCTGAATATGAGTGTGGAGGAAGGGCTTAAATTGGTTATTTCCGGTGGTCTGGTTATCCCGAGCAGAAATGCGGCCAGTACCGTTCCCACCCGTCAGGGCGACCGCTCATGTTGA
- a CDS encoding DUF4197 domain-containing protein has protein sequence MHKHLSLLASAALLTLLPIQADAGWMDLLNQVAPLAQQATQPATQPTTATPATGSAFMNLSQQEMVDGLKEALRLGAKTAVSNLGKQGGFLDDASVKIPMPEALGAISSLVGPSLQDKFITTMNRAAEQAVPSTVDIFIQAINNMTLTDALAILQGGENAATDYFRRSSSTALQQAILPIVTQATGESGATATYKQVSGLLQGAGGVSSLLGSAGQHSGGGLGSLLGSVTSMISPQDFDLDKYVTQKSVDGLFSKMAIEEQKIRTNPVARSTDLLKKVFDFGNTL, from the coding sequence ATGCACAAGCATCTCTCCCTACTGGCGTCAGCCGCCCTCTTAACCCTGTTACCCATACAGGCTGATGCAGGTTGGATGGATCTACTTAATCAGGTTGCCCCTCTGGCCCAACAGGCGACCCAACCGGCCACTCAACCCACCACCGCCACCCCAGCCACCGGCAGCGCTTTTATGAACCTCTCGCAACAAGAGATGGTGGATGGCTTAAAAGAGGCCCTGCGCCTGGGGGCCAAAACGGCGGTCTCTAACTTGGGTAAACAAGGGGGATTTTTGGACGATGCCAGCGTAAAAATCCCCATGCCCGAAGCCTTGGGCGCCATCAGCAGTTTGGTTGGGCCATCGCTACAGGATAAATTTATTACCACCATGAACCGCGCCGCCGAACAGGCCGTGCCCTCCACCGTGGATATCTTTATCCAGGCGATCAACAACATGACGTTGACCGATGCCTTGGCGATTTTGCAAGGAGGCGAAAATGCCGCCACCGACTACTTTCGTAGGAGTAGCAGCACCGCCCTGCAACAGGCGATTTTGCCCATCGTCACCCAAGCCACTGGAGAGTCTGGTGCCACCGCCACCTACAAACAGGTATCTGGTTTGTTGCAAGGGGCCGGTGGCGTTAGCTCGCTGCTCGGCTCAGCGGGTCAACACAGCGGGGGTGGCTTAGGCAGTTTATTGGGCAGCGTAACCTCAATGATCTCTCCTCAAGATTTTGATCTGGATAAATATGTCACCCAAAAGAGTGTGGATGGACTCTTTTCCAAAATGGCCATTGAAGAGCAAAAAATTCGCACCAATCCCGTGGCCCGTAGTACCGACCTGCTGAAAAAAGTGTTTGATTTTGGGAATACCCTCTAA
- a CDS encoding potassium channel family protein gives MLMGRSNINRFAKRQRDLTDVLGRFRPPLVALVMVNTFGILGFMMIDDYPFIDAVYQTVFTLTTVGYQETHPISDLGKVFVVVLILVGVMTWTYALGTAISVMVNENVIGKFREAIMVQQVREYQDHFIVAGYTDIGRETIRMLQRQRIPYVVLDDDPERIARAEEDMLHELLPLNPFHNESYRKANIGQARGMITAFGDDADNITAVVTGKIMEDESGHKLLIITVAEHHESRAKLEKVGADVVILPHELIGQRISALALHPPDPEHSSFLDRVAFGEFLNLDIREVRINKGSVLDGVAIRDSGIRNALGANIMGIRKRGKRKLLLMPNPDITIHFGDQVLIMGTLSQLEGLPEFLHPEREAIHHDPTNWDADSEQLDDMDEPTEPVTTRSNAALTQE, from the coding sequence ATGTTGATGGGACGTTCCAATATCAACCGCTTTGCCAAACGGCAGCGCGATTTAACCGATGTATTGGGCCGCTTTCGCCCCCCTCTGGTGGCGTTGGTCATGGTCAATACCTTTGGTATCCTCGGTTTTATGATGATCGACGACTACCCTTTCATCGATGCCGTTTACCAAACCGTCTTTACCCTCACCACGGTTGGTTATCAAGAGACCCACCCCATCTCCGATTTAGGTAAAGTATTTGTGGTGGTGCTCATCTTAGTGGGGGTGATGACCTGGACCTATGCCCTGGGTACCGCCATCAGTGTGATGGTGAATGAAAATGTCATTGGTAAGTTTCGGGAGGCCATCATGGTTCAACAGGTGCGGGAGTATCAAGACCACTTTATTGTGGCCGGATATACCGATATTGGTCGAGAAACCATCCGCATGTTGCAACGCCAACGCATCCCCTACGTGGTGTTGGATGATGACCCAGAACGCATCGCCAGAGCCGAAGAGGATATGCTCCATGAACTGCTGCCCCTCAATCCTTTTCATAATGAGAGCTACCGCAAAGCCAATATTGGTCAAGCCAGGGGTATGATTACCGCCTTTGGGGACGATGCGGATAATATTACAGCAGTGGTCACGGGTAAAATTATGGAGGATGAGAGCGGCCACAAGCTGCTCATTATCACCGTGGCTGAGCATCATGAATCCCGCGCCAAGCTGGAAAAAGTGGGGGCCGATGTGGTGATTTTGCCCCACGAACTCATTGGTCAACGTATCTCAGCGTTGGCACTGCATCCGCCCGATCCTGAACACTCTAGCTTTTTGGATCGGGTTGCCTTTGGTGAGTTTCTTAATCTGGATATCCGTGAGGTGCGCATCAACAAGGGTTCGGTGCTGGACGGGGTGGCCATTCGAGATAGTGGCATCCGGAACGCGCTGGGGGCCAACATTATGGGCATCCGCAAGCGGGGTAAGCGCAAGCTATTGCTTATGCCTAACCCTGATATCACCATCCACTTTGGTGATCAGGTGCTTATTATGGGGACCTTGTCTCAGCTTGAGGGGTTGCCTGAGTTTTTGCACCCCGAGCGGGAAGCCATTCACCACGACCCAACCAATTGGGACGCAGATTCTGAACAGCTGGATGATATGGACGAACCCACCGAACCGGTTACGACCCGCTCAAACGCGGCATTGACTCAGGAGTAG